One genomic window of Bacteroidota bacterium includes the following:
- the secD gene encoding protein translocase subunit SecD has translation MKKNRGRTLFIVIAVAVSLYFLYPTYKDYKYTSELRSLTGADSQKYAEEHETAIKDARQKRIKLGLDLQGGMRVVLEVNVLKLIEDLAKNKDDVFNSIMTEVRAAAKTSDQDVIDLVAERFSAKQVRLSRYYGSFRDADDDVIKKLRQDAGDAVDRGMEIVRNRVDQYGVSEPSIQKQGSQRIIVELPGVSKETEVRQLLQGTALLEFKLLIEPEIALKVYESIDKALGGKPMNDSTLTDSTTADSSKNVAANETPAGADSSLIPLSTEQTKAQEKAKLDHPFFALANPFQQENQAWSGQLYSAEEDKGKVMRILTRPEIQKILPSDMGFVWSAKPSFIADAKKFYALYAVKKQAELTGGVIVNSRATIDPQYNTWVVNMEMNSEGAHDWARITGANVKKRIAIIMDNACFSAPTVITKITGGNSQITGMESGDEAKLLEIVLKAGALPAPVEIIQQATVGPSLGEDSIREGIWSSVLSLALIIVFMIMYYSTGGTMADIALVFNMIFMLGVLAAFQGTLTLPGIAGVILTMAIAVDANVLIFERIREESVTGKSLLAAIDAGYDRAFKGAIIDAHLTAFITGIILYEFGSGPVQGFALTLMIGLVASVFSAVVVSRVIIDLLIERGTHVSFG, from the coding sequence GTGAAGAAAAACCGCGGTCGAACGTTGTTCATCGTAATTGCCGTCGCTGTCTCGCTGTACTTCCTCTACCCGACCTACAAAGACTACAAGTACACCAGTGAGCTTCGAAGTTTAACCGGCGCCGACAGCCAGAAGTACGCGGAGGAGCATGAAACCGCCATCAAGGACGCGCGGCAGAAGCGGATTAAGCTCGGACTCGACCTCCAGGGAGGGATGCGGGTGGTGCTCGAAGTGAATGTCCTGAAGCTCATCGAGGACCTCGCGAAAAACAAGGACGATGTGTTCAATTCCATCATGACCGAGGTCCGGGCGGCCGCGAAGACCTCGGACCAGGACGTGATCGACCTCGTGGCCGAGCGGTTCAGCGCGAAGCAGGTGCGGCTCAGCCGGTATTACGGGAGCTTCCGGGACGCCGACGACGACGTGATCAAGAAGTTGCGGCAGGACGCCGGCGATGCGGTCGATCGGGGGATGGAGATCGTGCGGAACCGCGTTGACCAGTACGGTGTGTCCGAGCCGTCGATCCAGAAACAGGGAAGCCAGCGGATTATCGTCGAGCTTCCGGGCGTGAGCAAGGAAACCGAAGTGCGCCAGCTCCTCCAGGGAACGGCGCTGCTCGAGTTCAAGCTCCTGATCGAGCCCGAAATCGCCCTCAAAGTGTACGAGTCGATCGACAAGGCCCTCGGCGGCAAGCCGATGAACGACTCGACATTGACCGATTCCACCACGGCCGATTCGTCAAAGAACGTCGCCGCGAACGAGACTCCCGCGGGCGCCGACAGCTCCCTCATTCCGCTTTCGACGGAACAAACCAAAGCGCAGGAGAAGGCGAAACTCGACCATCCCTTCTTTGCGCTCGCGAACCCCTTCCAGCAGGAAAACCAGGCCTGGAGCGGCCAGCTCTATTCAGCCGAAGAGGACAAGGGCAAGGTCATGCGCATCCTGACGAGGCCCGAAATTCAGAAGATTCTTCCCTCGGACATGGGATTCGTCTGGTCGGCAAAGCCTTCCTTCATCGCGGACGCCAAAAAGTTCTACGCGCTCTACGCGGTGAAGAAACAGGCCGAGCTTACCGGCGGCGTGATCGTGAATTCGCGCGCCACGATCGACCCGCAGTATAACACCTGGGTCGTCAACATGGAGATGAACAGCGAGGGAGCCCACGATTGGGCCCGCATCACCGGGGCCAACGTGAAGAAGCGGATCGCCATCATCATGGACAACGCCTGCTTCTCGGCCCCGACGGTGATCACCAAGATTACGGGCGGAAACTCGCAGATCACCGGGATGGAGAGCGGCGACGAAGCGAAGCTTCTCGAAATTGTGCTCAAGGCGGGCGCTCTACCGGCCCCGGTGGAAATCATCCAGCAGGCGACCGTCGGACCGTCGCTCGGAGAAGACTCGATCCGCGAGGGGATCTGGTCTTCGGTCCTCTCCCTCGCCCTGATCATCGTGTTCATGATCATGTACTACAGCACGGGCGGCACGATGGCCGATATCGCCCTCGTCTTCAACATGATCTTCATGCTGGGGGTCCTCGCGGCGTTCCAGGGGACGCTCACGCTCCCCGGCATCGCGGGCGTCATCCTCACGATGGCGATCGCGGTCGACGCGAATGTCCTCATCTTCGAGCGGATCAGGGAAGAGTCCGTCACAGGAAAATCTCTTCTCGCGGCGATCGACGCCGGCTACGACCGCGCGTTCAAAGGCGCCATCATCGACGCCCACCTGACCGCCTTCATCACGGGGATCATCCTCTATGAGTTCGGAAGCGGACCGGTCCAGGGCTTCGCGCTGACGCTAATGATCGGCCTCGTCGCGAGCGTGTTCAGCGCCGTCGTGGTGAGCCGGGTCATTATCGACCTCCTGATCGAACGCGGAACCCACGTCAGCTTCGGCTGA
- the secF gene encoding protein translocase subunit SecF, with product MRFFGKTTIDFMGKRKMWYAISGTIVLLGFISPVIKGLHFGIDFLGGTEMIIQFRQPADIGKIRSMMDNAGFQRSEIKAYGKENTILLRTETQGEGTVIGDKIKTALQQTFPDDNPKILQEQKIGPKVGAELRRNALLAVIFSLVAMGIYVAFRFKFIYGIGAIVALFHDVMVTLAAISILDGLSPYTNFEIDQNMIAAFLTIIGLSMNDTVVIFDRIRENQKIFRSMGLMELINKSLNETLSRTIITSGTVFIITVILFFFGGEVIRGFAFALTIGITTGTYSSIYIGSAIVLDYSNYKTGKKLRPPAAEKISYETINQGS from the coding sequence ATGCGATTTTTCGGTAAGACAACGATCGACTTCATGGGCAAGCGGAAGATGTGGTACGCCATTTCGGGCACCATCGTCCTCCTCGGCTTTATTTCGCCGGTCATCAAGGGGCTCCACTTCGGCATCGATTTTCTCGGCGGCACGGAGATGATCATCCAGTTCCGGCAGCCGGCGGATATCGGGAAGATACGCTCGATGATGGACAACGCGGGTTTCCAGCGGTCGGAGATCAAGGCGTACGGAAAAGAGAATACGATCCTCCTCCGGACGGAGACGCAGGGTGAAGGCACCGTCATCGGAGACAAGATCAAAACGGCTCTCCAGCAAACCTTCCCGGACGACAACCCGAAGATTCTGCAGGAACAAAAGATCGGGCCAAAGGTCGGGGCGGAACTGCGGAGAAACGCGCTCCTGGCGGTGATCTTTTCACTTGTGGCGATGGGCATTTACGTCGCCTTCCGTTTCAAGTTCATCTACGGCATCGGCGCCATCGTCGCCCTCTTCCACGACGTCATGGTGACGCTGGCCGCCATCTCCATTCTCGACGGCCTCTCCCCCTATACGAACTTCGAGATCGATCAGAACATGATCGCGGCCTTCCTCACGATCATCGGCCTCTCGATGAACGACACCGTCGTCATCTTCGACCGGATCAGGGAAAACCAGAAGATCTTCCGTTCCATGGGGCTGATGGAGCTCATCAACAAGAGCCTCAACGAGACGCTGAGCCGGACGATCATCACCTCCGGAACCGTCTTCATCATCACGGTGATCCTCTTCTTCTTCGGCGGCGAAGTGATCAGGGGGTTCGCCTTCGCGCTCACGATCGGAATCACCACAGGCACCTATTCTTCGATCTACATCGGCAGCGCGATCGTCCTCGACTATTCCAACTACAAAACGGGCAAGAAGCTCCGTCCCCCCGCCGCGGAAAAAATCTCCTATGAAACTATCAACCAGGGAAGCTGA
- a CDS encoding M1 family aminopeptidase, with amino-acid sequence MTALLFLIPWVSRSADEKGDGYRIVAHQAMVRIFPGQNALSCSDTLTIRLSGRRGHITLRLLPVFDVEGVAIGGRSSRFKREGDSLRLDDIPPDTLLRCAIRYSGVLAFRSDVTLLTKDRAVLREEEFLPHGNSELEEVRLGVVVPAGWEAQTVGTLIRREELKDSTLYLFELKKPIPTLGWICAGKYRSSRDDSSGYPVSVHLFDEDSADAGRILRLAGKVLNYYSRTFSPYRFPDLKIVEVEDWLGGGAVLAAAIPTMVLIKKVTLHSEDRFNQVRTILPHEIAHQWWPMTVFNDDVDAALLSEGMCDYSALLFNESMGTLSVRDSLKHHPLLRSLILRAEQGRDLPLQRKADLRSLPTHYLKASYIHHMLRHILGDSAFIRLYREYASRFGGKHAGLDDFRRLSEEISGRTLDWFFEQWVKNRGIPRLKIYNVKSSAEGGRWSTRGRVRVVGYEKYTALVDVGVQSPAGIQKTSVWLGKDTLGVYRNDVPFEIISSVKPDRAVLDPDGDLLLYQKLPVTLSDLRDPADGLLVVGTRGHAAELMALAQKDSAEMSASSWSISIKRDVEVTLGDLQSERVFLYGKASENSAVAELASKFPIGFRGDSVEIPGGFRGPGAQDTGLFRSGTIFDSTLTLLQCIESPYLNRGVLVWVAPLSVLAKPALSPYEHSWVIARGKNEIGSGIWEVKDGERVVEIR; translated from the coding sequence TTGACGGCTCTGCTCTTCCTGATTCCATGGGTCTCGCGTTCGGCGGACGAAAAGGGGGATGGATACCGGATCGTCGCGCACCAGGCGATGGTGCGGATTTTTCCCGGGCAGAATGCCCTCTCCTGTTCCGACACGCTCACGATCCGCCTTTCGGGGAGGCGGGGTCACATCACTCTTCGCCTCCTTCCGGTCTTTGACGTCGAGGGGGTCGCCATCGGCGGGCGCTCGTCCCGCTTCAAGCGGGAGGGCGATTCGCTGCGGCTCGACGACATCCCTCCGGACACTCTGCTCCGGTGCGCGATCCGGTATTCGGGAGTGCTTGCCTTCCGTTCTGATGTCACGCTCCTGACGAAAGACCGGGCTGTACTCAGGGAGGAGGAATTCCTCCCGCACGGGAACAGCGAACTGGAGGAGGTCCGGCTCGGAGTGGTTGTGCCCGCAGGATGGGAAGCGCAGACGGTCGGAACCCTCATCCGGCGGGAGGAGCTGAAGGACTCCACCCTCTACCTGTTCGAACTCAAGAAACCGATCCCGACCCTCGGGTGGATTTGCGCCGGGAAATACCGGTCGAGCCGGGACGACAGCTCGGGGTATCCGGTGTCGGTCCACCTGTTCGATGAGGATTCGGCGGATGCCGGGAGGATTCTGCGCCTCGCGGGGAAAGTACTGAACTACTACTCCCGCACATTTTCGCCCTACCGGTTTCCGGATCTGAAGATCGTCGAGGTCGAGGACTGGCTCGGCGGAGGCGCGGTCCTCGCCGCCGCGATTCCCACCATGGTGCTGATCAAGAAAGTCACGCTCCACTCGGAGGACCGCTTCAACCAGGTCCGGACGATCCTGCCCCACGAAATCGCCCACCAGTGGTGGCCGATGACGGTGTTCAACGACGATGTGGACGCCGCGCTCCTCTCCGAAGGGATGTGCGACTATTCGGCGCTTCTCTTCAATGAATCGATGGGGACTCTTTCGGTTCGCGATTCCCTCAAGCATCACCCGCTTCTTCGCTCCCTGATCCTCCGCGCCGAGCAGGGGCGCGACCTTCCGCTCCAGCGGAAAGCCGACCTCCGGTCTCTTCCGACTCACTACCTGAAGGCCTCTTACATCCATCACATGCTCCGCCACATCCTCGGCGATTCGGCGTTCATCCGGCTCTACAGGGAGTATGCCTCCCGGTTCGGCGGAAAGCACGCCGGTCTGGACGACTTCCGGCGTCTCTCCGAGGAGATCTCCGGGAGAACGCTCGACTGGTTTTTCGAACAGTGGGTCAAAAACCGCGGGATACCGCGCCTCAAGATTTACAACGTGAAGTCGAGCGCCGAAGGGGGGAGATGGAGCACCCGGGGCCGGGTGCGTGTCGTCGGGTATGAGAAATACACGGCGCTTGTCGATGTGGGGGTTCAATCCCCGGCCGGCATTCAAAAAACTTCCGTCTGGCTCGGCAAAGACACGCTCGGAGTCTATAGAAACGACGTGCCCTTCGAGATCATTTCGTCCGTAAAGCCGGACCGCGCCGTTCTCGATCCCGACGGAGACCTGTTGCTCTATCAAAAACTTCCTGTCACGCTCTCGGATTTGCGGGACCCCGCCGACGGCCTCCTCGTCGTGGGAACGCGCGGGCACGCCGCCGAGCTGATGGCGCTTGCCCAAAAGGATTCCGCAGAGATGTCGGCTTCGTCCTGGTCGATCTCGATCAAGAGGGACGTCGAGGTGACGCTGGGGGACCTCCAGAGCGAACGGGTCTTCCTGTACGGGAAAGCATCCGAGAACAGCGCCGTTGCGGAGCTGGCGTCGAAGTTCCCGATCGGATTCCGGGGCGATTCGGTCGAGATCCCGGGGGGGTTCCGGGGCCCGGGCGCACAGGATACCGGGCTCTTCCGGAGCGGGACGATCTTCGACAGCACCCTCACGCTTCTCCAGTGCATCGAAAGCCCCTATCTGAACCGGGGTGTTCTGGTGTGGGTCGCGCCCCTGAGCGTTCTCGCCAAGCCGGCTCTCTCACCCTACGAGCATTCGTGGGTGATCGCCCGGGGCAAGAATGAGATCGGTTCCGGAATCTGGGAGGTAAAGGACGGAGAGAGGGTGGTGGAGATCAGGTAA
- a CDS encoding STAS domain-containing protein: protein MKLSTREADGVTIVGLEGSVLGGPDATDLNETLHKLVEKNKKHVLLDLSGVQTMNSSGLSMLIAALTTMRNAGGDLKLAAASKKIESLLVITKLSTVFELHPTVKKAIASFAA, encoded by the coding sequence ATGAAACTATCAACCAGGGAAGCTGACGGGGTCACGATCGTCGGCCTCGAGGGAAGCGTCCTGGGGGGACCCGACGCGACCGACCTGAACGAGACCCTGCACAAGCTCGTCGAGAAGAACAAGAAGCACGTGCTCCTTGATCTCTCCGGCGTGCAGACGATGAACAGCTCGGGCCTCAGCATGCTGATCGCCGCGCTCACGACGATGCGGAACGCCGGCGGCGACCTGAAGCTCGCCGCGGCCTCGAAGAAAATCGAGAGCCTCCTCGTCATCACGAAACTGAGCACCGTCTTCGAGCTCCACCCCACCGTGAAGAAGGCGATCGCGAGCTTTGCCGCGTAA
- a CDS encoding family 10 glycosylhydrolase, whose amino-acid sequence MNRTRVGAAILSLSLLASSARCATPVREVRAVWITTVNGLDWPKSYDVSEQKQSLVAIIDRLAAAHYNTVFFQVRSRADAMYRSGYEPWSQQLTGVLGKDPGWDPLALVLEQAHARGMEVHAWFNTFYARSGRALPPQTSPPHVILKHPDWVRLAEGEWWFDPGVPAARRYVLNVAMDLVRHYDIDGIHFDFLRYPAKLFPDESTFRKYGGTMSKEDWRRENINMFVRAFYDSATSLKPMLKVGSAPIGIYSNIPNVSGLQSYSDLYQDSREWLREGKQDYLVPQTYWPFGARPGSPDFGVVAKDWALHTYGREVYLGIGAYKPEVFDQIPQMIDVTRSLGFPGNSFFRYGNIERSLEVGGRYKTLAIIPAMRWKDSIPPNPPASFAVTGAVRGGFRLEWAPPREAADGDEARSYAVYRSTSSPVDVGAAENLIALLRNGATRMSDTVIHPASARYFYAVSALDKGNNESAPVESSALLPEIVEALGRIAPSFRLGRAYPEPASSILFIPYELGQEGPVRLSILDEHERPVADLVRASQLPGRYVASGDLSKLKAGVYSLKLVAGTLSASRTFRIQN is encoded by the coding sequence TTGAATCGAACGCGCGTTGGCGCCGCAATCCTCTCGCTCTCACTCCTCGCCTCCTCCGCGCGATGCGCAACCCCGGTGCGCGAAGTCCGTGCTGTCTGGATCACCACGGTGAACGGACTCGACTGGCCGAAATCGTACGACGTTTCCGAGCAAAAGCAAAGTCTTGTCGCGATCATCGACCGGCTCGCGGCCGCGCATTATAATACCGTCTTCTTCCAGGTCCGCAGCAGGGCCGATGCGATGTACCGTTCGGGGTACGAGCCATGGTCGCAGCAATTGACGGGGGTCCTGGGCAAAGATCCCGGTTGGGATCCGCTCGCTCTCGTTCTCGAGCAGGCGCACGCCCGCGGAATGGAAGTCCACGCCTGGTTCAACACCTTCTATGCAAGGAGCGGGAGGGCCCTTCCCCCCCAAACGAGCCCTCCGCACGTGATCCTGAAACATCCCGATTGGGTCCGGCTTGCGGAAGGAGAGTGGTGGTTCGATCCCGGGGTCCCCGCGGCGCGGCGATATGTGCTGAACGTCGCGATGGACCTCGTTCGCCATTATGACATCGACGGGATTCATTTTGACTTCCTCCGTTATCCGGCGAAGCTCTTTCCCGACGAGAGCACCTTCCGCAAGTACGGGGGGACCATGTCGAAGGAGGACTGGAGGCGGGAAAACATTAACATGTTCGTCCGGGCGTTCTACGACTCGGCAACCTCCCTGAAGCCGATGCTTAAAGTCGGCTCCGCCCCGATCGGGATCTATTCGAACATCCCGAACGTGAGCGGTCTTCAGAGCTACTCCGACCTCTATCAGGATTCGCGGGAGTGGCTCCGGGAAGGCAAGCAGGACTATCTGGTTCCCCAGACCTACTGGCCGTTCGGTGCCCGTCCCGGAAGCCCCGATTTTGGAGTGGTGGCGAAAGATTGGGCTCTCCACACGTACGGCCGGGAGGTCTATCTCGGCATCGGCGCCTACAAGCCGGAGGTGTTCGACCAAATACCGCAGATGATCGATGTGACGCGCTCTCTCGGTTTCCCCGGGAATTCGTTTTTCCGTTACGGGAACATCGAACGTTCGCTGGAGGTGGGAGGGAGATACAAGACTCTCGCGATCATCCCCGCCATGAGGTGGAAGGACTCGATTCCCCCGAACCCTCCGGCGTCTTTCGCTGTGACAGGAGCCGTGCGCGGCGGGTTCAGGCTGGAATGGGCTCCGCCACGTGAGGCGGCCGACGGCGATGAGGCGCGCTCGTATGCCGTCTACCGGTCGACCTCCTCGCCGGTCGATGTCGGCGCCGCGGAAAATCTCATCGCGCTTCTCCGGAACGGGGCCACCCGCATGTCCGACACGGTGATCCATCCCGCTTCCGCGCGGTATTTCTACGCCGTTTCGGCTCTCGACAAGGGAAATAACGAGAGCGCGCCGGTGGAATCGAGCGCGCTCCTTCCCGAGATCGTGGAAGCGCTCGGCAGGATCGCTCCCTCCTTCAGGCTGGGCAGAGCCTACCCGGAACCGGCCTCTTCGATCCTCTTCATCCCCTACGAGCTCGGTCAGGAGGGTCCGGTCAGGCTGTCGATTCTCGATGAACACGAACGCCCGGTCGCGGACCTCGTGCGGGCCTCTCAGCTCCCCGGCCGGTACGTCGCGTCGGGCGACCTTTCGAAGCTCAAAGCCGGAGTCTATTCGCTCAAGCTCGTCGCCGGGACTCTCTCCGCCAGCAGGACGTTCAGAATTCAGAATTAG
- a CDS encoding adenylosuccinate synthase, with protein sequence MPVQVIVGAQWGDEGKGKIVDHLSEKVDIVARYQGGANAGHTVVIGGREHVLHLIPSGIFHPEVACVIGNGVVIDPIALMAEVAQLRALNIDLAGRLLISHNAHLIMPYHKLLDSIHEQSGEQSGERIGTTGRGIGPAYIDKFLRVGIRIVDLLDRDVFVTKLKRNIAEKNRILKRIYGETELDVEKIVCEYEAFDKEIDPYVTDTALYLNGALGEGKRILAEGAQGALLDVDHGTYPFVTSSNPTSGGACTGLGIPPTAVTSILGVVKGYSTRVGNGPFPTELTGETGDRLRETGGEYGATTGRPRRCGWFDAVSVRYSAMINGLRQIAITKLDVLDAFERVEVCTGYLLDGKPVKTFPSDVKSLTAVQPQYETLEGWNAPTGGVRRYAELPSRARAYVEALGSLTGAEVSMISVGPDRNQTILVKE encoded by the coding sequence ATGCCGGTTCAGGTGATCGTGGGCGCCCAGTGGGGCGACGAGGGAAAGGGAAAGATCGTCGATCATCTCAGCGAGAAGGTCGACATCGTCGCGCGCTACCAGGGGGGCGCCAACGCGGGGCACACCGTGGTCATCGGCGGGCGGGAGCATGTCCTGCACCTGATCCCCTCGGGGATCTTCCATCCGGAGGTTGCCTGCGTCATCGGCAACGGGGTCGTGATCGACCCGATCGCCCTGATGGCCGAGGTGGCGCAGCTTCGCGCCCTGAACATCGACCTTGCCGGCAGGCTGCTCATCAGCCACAACGCCCACCTGATCATGCCCTACCACAAGCTGCTCGATTCGATCCATGAACAGTCCGGGGAGCAATCGGGCGAGAGGATCGGCACGACCGGAAGGGGCATCGGCCCCGCCTACATCGACAAGTTCCTCCGGGTCGGGATCCGGATCGTCGACCTGCTCGACCGGGATGTCTTTGTCACGAAGCTGAAACGCAACATCGCCGAGAAGAACCGGATCCTCAAGCGCATCTACGGGGAGACCGAACTCGACGTCGAGAAGATCGTCTGCGAATATGAGGCGTTCGACAAGGAGATCGACCCCTATGTGACCGACACCGCGCTCTACCTGAACGGCGCGCTCGGCGAGGGGAAGCGCATTCTCGCCGAAGGAGCGCAGGGCGCACTCCTCGATGTCGACCACGGCACCTACCCGTTCGTCACCTCGTCCAATCCCACGAGCGGGGGCGCCTGCACCGGACTTGGAATCCCCCCGACCGCGGTCACGTCGATCCTCGGCGTGGTCAAGGGGTATTCGACGCGCGTGGGAAACGGGCCGTTCCCGACAGAGCTGACCGGCGAGACCGGAGACCGGTTGCGGGAGACCGGAGGCGAATACGGCGCGACGACCGGCCGGCCGCGCCGCTGCGGGTGGTTCGACGCCGTCAGCGTGCGCTATTCCGCGATGATCAACGGCTTGAGACAGATCGCGATCACGAAGCTCGACGTCCTCGATGCGTTCGAGCGGGTCGAAGTCTGCACCGGCTACCTGCTCGACGGCAAGCCGGTGAAAACCTTCCCCTCCGACGTGAAATCGCTCACGGCCGTGCAGCCGCAATACGAGACGCTCGAGGGATGGAACGCCCCCACCGGCGGCGTGAGGAGATACGCGGAGCTCCCCTCCCGCGCGCGGGCGTACGTCGAGGCGCTCGGGTCGCTCACCGGCGCCGAGGTGAGCATGATCTCGGTCGGCCCCGACCGCAATCAGACGATCCTCGTGAAGGAATGA
- a CDS encoding HAMP domain-containing sensor histidine kinase — protein MAGPRSANIKIVLIALAVLIVVGILIYTRHIVKQLVDRERGIADLYAKSVEFIASPNRPADRLSDQLDYSFIFEEVIRSIDFPMVLSDPHNHPFPPYQTSARNIPFDSTLPLDKQREFFQHVIDELDKQNPPIRVAVQESIVVNYVHYGESGLVTKLRWLPYIEIVVGGMFIIMGYIGFSYIKRSEQSNIWVGMAKETAHQLGTPLSSLMGWIEMMKGYAADNPKQLSTITEMENDLQRLQQVTERFSKIGSKPSLKEEDLHEVIASIIAYFKRRLPSRFGEKANIEISIDTDEHVKAKINKELFGWVVENLIRNALDAMEDGKGSITFSISSRGSAITVDVRDTGKGIDMKQRQDIFRPGYSTKVRGWGLGLSLSKRIIETYHRGKIAVKESRIGKGTTFRIKLDKG, from the coding sequence ATGGCCGGACCCCGGTCGGCAAACATCAAGATCGTCCTGATCGCGCTGGCGGTGCTCATCGTCGTCGGCATCCTGATCTACACCCGCCATATCGTCAAGCAGCTGGTCGACCGCGAGCGCGGCATCGCGGACCTCTACGCCAAGTCGGTCGAGTTCATCGCGAGCCCGAACCGCCCCGCCGACAGGCTCAGCGACCAGCTCGACTACAGTTTCATCTTCGAGGAGGTGATCCGGTCGATCGATTTTCCGATGGTCCTCTCCGATCCCCACAACCACCCGTTTCCTCCCTACCAGACGAGCGCGAGGAACATCCCCTTCGACTCCACGCTCCCGCTCGACAAACAACGGGAGTTCTTCCAGCACGTCATCGACGAGCTCGATAAACAGAACCCGCCGATCAGGGTCGCGGTGCAGGAGTCGATCGTCGTGAATTACGTCCATTACGGGGAATCGGGGCTCGTCACGAAGCTCCGCTGGCTCCCCTACATCGAGATCGTCGTGGGCGGCATGTTCATCATCATGGGCTACATCGGCTTCAGCTACATCAAGCGGAGCGAGCAGAGCAATATCTGGGTGGGGATGGCGAAGGAAACCGCGCACCAGCTTGGCACTCCCCTCTCGAGCCTGATGGGCTGGATCGAGATGATGAAAGGGTACGCGGCAGACAACCCGAAGCAGCTTTCCACGATCACGGAGATGGAAAACGACCTCCAGCGGCTCCAGCAGGTCACCGAGCGGTTCTCCAAGATCGGTTCGAAGCCGAGCCTGAAGGAGGAAGACCTGCATGAAGTGATCGCGTCCATCATCGCTTATTTCAAGCGGAGGCTCCCCTCCCGCTTCGGGGAGAAGGCGAACATCGAGATTTCGATCGATACCGACGAGCACGTGAAGGCGAAGATCAACAAGGAGCTCTTCGGCTGGGTCGTCGAAAACCTGATCCGGAACGCCCTCGACGCGATGGAAGACGGCAAGGGAAGCATCACGTTTTCAATCTCCTCGAGGGGAAGCGCGATTACGGTCGACGTGAGGGATACCGGCAAGGGAATCGACATGAAACAGCGGCAGGATATTTTTCGGCCCGGTTACAGCACCAAGGTGCGCGGCTGGGGCCTCGGGCTCAGCCTCTCAAAACGGATCATCGAGACCTACCACCGCGGAAAGATTGCGGTGAAGGAAAGCAGGATCGGGAAGGGTACCACGTTCAGGATCAAGCTCGATAAGGGGTAA